The sequence AACTTTGCTTGTGTCTTTCTCAATCAGTTTCGACAACCCAAAATCAGATATCCTAGCATTGAAATTTTGATCTAGAAGGATGTTTTGTGGTTTGATGTCCAAATGAATTATCTTTTGGCTGCATTCGTCGTGAAGATAAGCTAACCCTTTGGCAATATCCGCTATTATCCTTTTCCTTGTATGCCATGTAAGCTCATTTTCTTGCTTTTCACGAAATATCCACCTATCCAATGATCCATTTACCATGTACTCATAGATCAGAACCCGGTGGTCTTTTTCAGCGCAAAAGCCAATGAATTTTACCAGATTGACATGGGGAATGCTTAAGAATGAATCCTTAACTTGATCTAGACGATCCAGACGCTTCACAGCTATTTTGATGCCATTACTCAGTGTTCCTTCATATACAGAGCCAAATCCTCCTTCCCCGAGCTTTCTGCTGAAATCTTGTGTAATTATTTTCAACTCATGGTAAGAGAATCGAGTTAGGATTCCTGGTAAGATATGTGCTAGATCCAGAAGATCCCCAACCTTGTTGGACAGTGtcctctttttgaaaagaacaaaCCATGTACTAATACTTAAAATTATTCCCACTAAAGCTGCAAGAGTAGATGCTACTATCACTTTCAGAGGTTTTGATTGCTTTCCTTGAGAAATGATTGGTGACTGATACTGTGATTTTGTGGTATTCTGCACCTTAAGAAAAACTGTCGTCTTATCGCTTCCTTTCCTGTTGTCCATAAGAGAGAAGACTTCATTCAGTAATAAGCAGTTTTTTCTTAGAGTTCCAGACCAAACAACAGCTTTACAGGAACAGTTACTCAGACAGGCCGTTTTGCAATCTTCCAACTTTGTCCCCTCGAACCACATGCTCGAGCTTGGTTTATAGTTAGTCTCAAATGCAAAATATGTGGTCTCCTTGAGCTCTATAAGACTATGATACTGCGAAGAGTTGCAAGAAATGGATTTTAGCTGTGAACATCCGAGATCTGGGTTCCTATTTATTGGCCTGAAGAAGTTTCCTTCTACTGGACAATTACATTGCCCATCATTTGTACAAATGCTATATCTTCCACACACCAGCGGGTACCCACAGTTCCCTAGATCTGGATACAAAACCTCATCTAACTGTTTCCAAACAAATGCATCCATCTGGAGTACCATTAAATGTCCATCAGACCCAAGCTTTATGAAATAGCTTTCTGATGTAGAAGGAGCAGCAAAGGTTCGACCGTCAAAAGAGTAAAAAGAACCACCTTCTTTATTTGAAGCAATAAAATACTGAGGTGGGTCGGTATCTACATAAGTCACCAGGCTTCCATTAAGAACagtaaaagaaaaggacagATTGGTTGAAGAATTGGTTGCTGTAAGCTTCCGCCCAAAAACCAAATTCTGCCCTGGAAGCAAACTATCTGTTGGATGATCAAAAGACTGCCAAATAGTGCGCTTTCTCTTATCAAAGAGCACAAGATTTCCCATTTCTGTCAAGTTTAAGCCTGAAACAGATTTGCCAGTTGTATCAGTGGACCAAACAAGAGTGCCATCAGAGTCTGCCAAGACCAAGTTGCCATCTTGGCCTAGTTGCAAGGTTGCATTGGCTTTAACAGGATGGTCCCTGTTAGCAGACCAAACTAACTGGGGGGAACCTCCCACAACG comes from Lycium ferocissimum isolate CSIRO_LF1 unplaced genomic scaffold, AGI_CSIRO_Lferr_CH_V1 ctg9434, whole genome shotgun sequence and encodes:
- the LOC132046100 gene encoding G-type lectin S-receptor-like serine/threonine-protein kinase SD2-5; translated protein: MVAEQRHHFPILLFIYLLFWSFQFALSDYTTLFNSTARLSSFWINRPPPDYSSVALTRILQTQNDDRLFVCGFCCYVTSTNCYLGILLFDHRSQRRVVVGGSPQLVWSANRDHPVKANATLQLGQDGNLVLADSDGTLVWSTDTTGKSVSGLNLTEMGNLVLFDKRKRTIWQSFDHPTDSLLPGQNLVFGRKLTATNSSTNLSFSFTVLNGSLVTYVDTDPPQYFIASNKEGGSFYSFDGRTFAAPSTSESYFIKLGSDGHLMVLQMDAFVWKQLDEVLYPDLGNCGYPLVCGRYSICTNDGQCNCPVEGNFFRPINRNPDLGCSQLKSISCNSSQYHSLIELKETTYFAFETNYKPSSSMWFEGTKLEDCKTACLSNCSCKAVVWSGTLRKNCLLLNEVFSLMDNRKGSDKTTVFLKVQNTTKSQYQSPIISQGKQSKPLKVIVASTLAALVGIILSISTWFVLFKKRTLSNKVGDLLDLAHILPGILTRFSYHELKIITQDFSRKLGEGGFGSVYEGTLSNGIKIAVKRLDRLDQVKDSFLSIPHVNLVKFIGFCAEKDHRVLIYEYMVNGSLDRWIFREKQENELTWHTRKRIIADIAKGLAYLHDECSQKIIHLDIKPQNILLDQNFNARISDFGLSKLIEKDTSKVVTRMRGTPGYLAPEWLRSEITEKVDVYAFGIVLLELLCGRKNVDRSQADEDVHLLSVFRRKAEEEQLMDMVDQNNEDMQINKQAATELMILAAWCVQDDFTKRPSMTLVVKVLEGLVSVETNIDYDFTSLPEVGAGNQQKEATISSVLPSVLSGPR